One part of the Cyprinus carpio isolate SPL01 chromosome B12, ASM1834038v1, whole genome shotgun sequence genome encodes these proteins:
- the LOC109069042 gene encoding ubiquitin domain-containing protein 1 isoform X1 yields MGGCVGREREESRGHGSRKRGGRNEPLKKDKPKWKSDYPMTEGQLRSKRDEFWDTAPAFEGRKEIWDALKAAAVALECNDHELAQAVVDGANITLPHGSLTECYDELGNRYQLPVYCLAPPVNLITERSEEDLSDNPEPPTAQKKEFQLKVRLSTGKDVRLSASMTDTIGLLKKQLQAQEDIDPAHQRWFFSGKLLTDKTRLQDTKIQKDFVIQVIVNQPAPNL; encoded by the exons ATGGGAGGCTGCGTGGGGCGCGAGCGCGAGGAGTCACGTGGGCACGGCTCGAGGAAGCGCGGAG GTCGTAACGAGCCGTTGAAGAAAGACAAGCCCAAGTGGAAGAGCGATTACCCGATGACGGAGGGCCAGCTCCGCAGTAAGAGAGATGAGTTCTGGGACACGGCTCCAGCGTTCGAGGGCCGGAAGGAGATCTGGGATGCCCTGAAGGCCGCCGCTGTGGCTCTGGAGTGTAACGATCATGAACTGGCTCAGGCTGTCGTGGACGGAGCCAACATCACGTTACCTCACG GATCCCTGACCGAGTGTTACGACGAACTCGGAAACCGTTACCAGCTCCCGGTTTATTGCCTGGCCCCGCCGGTCAATCTGATCACCGAAAGAAGCGAAGAAGACCTGTCTGACAACCCCGAGCCCCCCACTGCTCAGAAGAAAGAGTTCCAGCTGAAGGTACGGCTCTCCACCGGCAAAGACGTGCGTCTGAGCGCCAGCATGACCGACACCATCGGCCTGCTCAAGAAACAGCTGCAGGCCCAGGAGGACATCGACCCGGCCCACCAGCGCTGGTTCTTCTCCGGCAAGCTCCTCACAGACAAGACCCGCCTGCAAGACACCAAGATCCAGAAGGACTTTGTCATCCAGGTCATCGTGAACCAGCCCGCGCCGAACCTCTAG
- the LOC109069042 gene encoding ubiquitin domain-containing protein 1 isoform X2 produces MTEGQLRSKRDEFWDTAPAFEGRKEIWDALKAAAVALECNDHELAQAVVDGANITLPHGSLTECYDELGNRYQLPVYCLAPPVNLITERSEEDLSDNPEPPTAQKKEFQLKVRLSTGKDVRLSASMTDTIGLLKKQLQAQEDIDPAHQRWFFSGKLLTDKTRLQDTKIQKDFVIQVIVNQPAPNL; encoded by the exons ATGACGGAGGGCCAGCTCCGCAGTAAGAGAGATGAGTTCTGGGACACGGCTCCAGCGTTCGAGGGCCGGAAGGAGATCTGGGATGCCCTGAAGGCCGCCGCTGTGGCTCTGGAGTGTAACGATCATGAACTGGCTCAGGCTGTCGTGGACGGAGCCAACATCACGTTACCTCACG GATCCCTGACCGAGTGTTACGACGAACTCGGAAACCGTTACCAGCTCCCGGTTTATTGCCTGGCCCCGCCGGTCAATCTGATCACCGAAAGAAGCGAAGAAGACCTGTCTGACAACCCCGAGCCCCCCACTGCTCAGAAGAAAGAGTTCCAGCTGAAGGTACGGCTCTCCACCGGCAAAGACGTGCGTCTGAGCGCCAGCATGACCGACACCATCGGCCTGCTCAAGAAACAGCTGCAGGCCCAGGAGGACATCGACCCGGCCCACCAGCGCTGGTTCTTCTCCGGCAAGCTCCTCACAGACAAGACCCGCCTGCAAGACACCAAGATCCAGAAGGACTTTGTCATCCAGGTCATCGTGAACCAGCCCGCGCCGAACCTCTAG